From one Flavobacterium kingsejongi genomic stretch:
- a CDS encoding helix-turn-helix transcriptional regulator, producing the protein MDTTDTKRISRLTAIVTQLQTKRIVTAGALASKFSVSVRTIYRDIRALEEAGIPIVTEEGKGYTMMEHYRLPPIMFSEAEANALILAEQLVLKNSDTSFIQDYAQAIDKIKAVLKQNLKDKANLLADRTRFSQNTNRERNSSNLSDLQFALTNFYLAKIEYTNEANSTTNRIIEPFALLSTQENWLLVAKCRLRDEFRYFRLDRIKKLEVLPDKFAPHNMTLQDYFNKYY; encoded by the coding sequence ATGGATACTACAGACACCAAACGAATTTCACGATTGACGGCAATCGTCACCCAATTGCAAACCAAACGGATTGTGACAGCTGGAGCGCTTGCGTCTAAATTTTCCGTTAGTGTCAGGACAATTTACAGGGATATCAGGGCACTCGAAGAGGCAGGAATCCCAATTGTGACGGAAGAAGGTAAAGGATATACGATGATGGAACACTATAGGCTTCCTCCGATTATGTTCTCAGAAGCCGAAGCCAATGCTTTGATTCTTGCGGAACAGCTGGTACTAAAAAATAGCGATACTTCCTTCATCCAGGATTATGCACAGGCTATTGATAAGATCAAAGCGGTATTGAAACAAAACCTAAAAGACAAGGCCAATTTACTGGCCGATCGCACCCGTTTCAGTCAGAATACAAACAGGGAGAGAAACAGCAGTAATTTATCCGATTTGCAATTTGCCCTGACGAATTTTTACCTTGCTAAAATAGAATATACCAACGAAGCAAATAGCACTACAAACAGGATTATTGAGCCTTTTGCATTACTAAGTACACAGGAAAACTGGCTGTTGGTAGCCAAATGCCGGTTGCGGGATGAATTTCGGTATTTCCGGCTGGACCGGATTAAAAAACTGGAAGTACTCCCGGATAAATTTGCCCCACACAATATGACGCTACAAGACTATTTCAACAAATATTATTAA
- a CDS encoding DUF1569 domain-containing protein, which yields MNNLFHKSDASAIVIRIEKLLPTAKRQWGKMTVNQMLAHCSASLETAMGLHRPKRLGFVGRTFGKLLKPKFFSDKPFPKNGTTDKSYIITGTPDFETGKAQLLQQIQLFSEVGPAQCTTHPHAFFGILTPEEWAVMQWKHFDHHLRQFGA from the coding sequence ATGAATAATTTATTTCACAAATCAGATGCTTCGGCGATCGTAATACGAATTGAAAAACTATTACCAACCGCAAAAAGGCAATGGGGAAAAATGACTGTAAACCAAATGTTGGCGCATTGTAGTGCGTCTCTCGAAACTGCTATGGGATTGCATCGGCCTAAAAGATTAGGATTTGTTGGGCGTACTTTTGGGAAGTTATTGAAACCTAAATTTTTCAGTGATAAACCATTTCCTAAAAATGGGACAACCGATAAGAGTTATATCATTACAGGCACTCCGGACTTTGAAACCGGGAAGGCCCAACTGCTACAACAAATTCAATTGTTTTCTGAAGTTGGCCCGGCACAATGTACCACGCATCCACATGCATTTTTTGGAATCCTTACGCCTGAAGAATGGGCCGTTATGCAATGGAAACATTTTGATCACCATTTAAGGCAGTTTGGGGCTTAA
- the map gene encoding type I methionyl aminopeptidase, which produces MSITTESELIGMQKASEVVAYTLKEMRNYAQPGMTTKELDNFGGQILNDLGAKSAPYLTYGFPGWTCISVNNEFCHGIPSDKTILQEGDLINIDVSAELDGYWSDNGGSFVIGTDINQHQKLIEASKEILHKAIATIKGGIRISDVGFLIETEAKKRGYKVVKNLTGHGIGRSLHEEPSEIPNFRDRFNLARFKKNSVVAIETFISTTSTFAETLQDGWTMVGNKGGFMAQHEHTIVVTDGTPIVLTERNEIWN; this is translated from the coding sequence ATGTCCATAACGACCGAATCCGAATTAATCGGCATGCAAAAGGCAAGCGAAGTGGTTGCTTACACTTTGAAGGAAATGAGAAACTATGCCCAACCGGGTATGACAACAAAAGAATTAGACAACTTTGGCGGACAAATCTTAAATGATTTAGGAGCAAAATCAGCCCCTTATCTGACCTACGGCTTCCCGGGCTGGACGTGCATCAGCGTAAATAATGAATTTTGCCACGGTATACCATCAGACAAGACAATACTTCAGGAAGGTGATTTAATCAATATTGATGTATCCGCAGAATTAGACGGTTATTGGTCGGATAACGGAGGGTCATTTGTTATTGGAACTGACATCAACCAACATCAAAAACTTATTGAGGCTTCAAAAGAAATTTTACATAAAGCTATTGCAACTATAAAAGGGGGAATTCGAATTTCAGACGTGGGATTTTTAATTGAAACGGAAGCCAAAAAACGAGGCTACAAAGTTGTTAAAAACCTGACCGGACACGGAATAGGCCGAAGCCTTCACGAGGAGCCAAGCGAAATCCCTAATTTCAGGGATCGGTTTAACCTTGCACGATTTAAGAAAAATTCTGTAGTGGCTATAGAAACATTTATTTCAACCACTTCCACATTTGCCGAAACCCTACAGGACGGCTGGACTATGGTAGGAAATAAGGGTGGTTTTATGGCGCAACACGAACATACTATTGTTGTGACTGATGGTACACCAATTGTATTGACGGAGCGGAATGAAATATGGAATTAA
- a CDS encoding GNAT family N-acetyltransferase, which yields MITLQTLENISIETLLEVFNLSFSDYIVPFHLTKEQLQDKIKSDSVRLEFSVGAFEDNQLIAFSLHGYDIIDGFKVVYNAGTGVIPAKRGNRLTSKMYDYILPILHNNSIDKVVLEVITTNETAVKTYQNIGFKIIRQLNCFKGVLNTSTTNHDFEIRELEAYDWLKFQSFWDFKPTWQNSLTAVEQLKQSNVSIGIYDNETLIGYTIYNPKSKRIHQLAVDKNYRNSGIARELLAYISSNHEAAIAFLNIEDSSAEVLKFMTGIGMDVYIKQYEMQLNLN from the coding sequence ATGATCACACTACAAACATTAGAGAATATTTCGATAGAAACACTTTTAGAGGTTTTCAATTTATCATTTTCTGACTATATCGTCCCTTTTCACCTCACTAAAGAACAATTACAGGATAAAATAAAAAGTGATAGTGTAAGGCTGGAATTTTCGGTAGGCGCATTTGAGGATAATCAGCTAATTGCTTTTTCACTGCATGGTTATGACATTATTGACGGTTTTAAAGTTGTCTATAATGCCGGAACGGGTGTAATCCCAGCTAAAAGAGGCAATAGATTAACTTCTAAAATGTATGATTATATCCTGCCCATTTTGCACAACAATAGTATTGACAAAGTAGTACTGGAAGTGATTACTACAAATGAGACTGCAGTAAAAACGTATCAGAACATTGGATTTAAAATTATCAGGCAATTGAACTGTTTCAAAGGTGTACTAAATACCTCCACGACAAATCATGACTTTGAAATTCGGGAATTAGAAGCCTATGACTGGCTCAAATTCCAGTCTTTTTGGGACTTTAAACCCACTTGGCAAAACTCTCTAACAGCGGTTGAACAACTAAAACAATCCAACGTCTCCATTGGAATTTATGATAATGAAACATTAATTGGCTATACCATTTATAACCCTAAGTCAAAGCGAATCCACCAACTTGCCGTTGACAAAAACTACAGAAACAGCGGTATTGCCCGGGAACTTTTAGCGTACATTTCAAGTAACCATGAAGCCGCTATTGCCTTCCTCAATATCGAAGACAGTTCCGCAGAAGTTTTAAAATTTATGACCGGTATAGGAATGGATGTTTATATTAAACAGTATGAAATGCAGCTAAATCTAAATTAA
- a CDS encoding HD domain-containing protein: MFTEKLLKQIDFIKEIDKVKYIQRKTRLFNSNRHENDAEHSWHLALMAIVLSEHSNEAIDILKVIKMVLIHDIVEIDAGDTFIYDTQKDHQNTKDERLAANRIFGMLPEEQSKEFIMIWEEFEAGETKEAKFAKAMDRLEPLLQNSSNNGGTWEEYGVKYEKVYEKKSVIKEGSNVIWSYAEKLIDDSVESGILKK, encoded by the coding sequence ATGTTCACAGAAAAATTGCTAAAACAAATTGATTTCATCAAAGAAATAGATAAAGTAAAATATATTCAGCGCAAGACCAGATTGTTCAATAGTAATAGGCATGAAAATGATGCGGAACATAGTTGGCACCTGGCTTTAATGGCAATCGTTCTATCAGAACATTCCAATGAAGCTATTGATATTCTAAAAGTAATAAAAATGGTTCTAATTCATGATATTGTTGAAATTGATGCCGGTGATACTTTTATTTATGATACTCAAAAAGACCATCAAAACACAAAGGATGAACGATTGGCAGCAAACCGAATTTTTGGTATGTTACCTGAGGAACAGTCCAAAGAATTTATTATGATATGGGAAGAATTTGAAGCAGGAGAGACGAAGGAAGCTAAGTTTGCCAAAGCAATGGACAGGTTGGAACCACTGTTGCAAAATAGTTCCAATAATGGAGGGACATGGGAAGAATACGGGGTGAAGTATGAAAAAGTATATGAAAAAAAGAGCGTGATAAAGGAGGGCTCAAATGTGATATGGAGTTACGCTGAAAAGCTGATTGATGATAGTGTTGAAAGTGGAATTTTAAAGAAGTAA
- a CDS encoding YdeI/OmpD-associated family protein: MSKKEKEIRTVCPGSRADWRLWLEKNHSSEQSVWLIYHKKQSNVSTVSYSDAVDEALCFGWIDSTKKAIDDRTFMQFFCKRKPNSVWSKINKGKVQSLIEERLMTVAGYNSIETAKQNGSWLILDDVEELKIPTDLEEAFKTQPGSFDFFLGLSKSVRKSILQWLVLAKRQETRQKRIAEIATLAAERRKPKQF, from the coding sequence ATGAGTAAGAAAGAAAAAGAGATACGGACAGTTTGTCCCGGAAGCCGGGCTGATTGGAGGTTGTGGTTAGAAAAAAATCATAGCTCGGAGCAGTCTGTCTGGTTGATTTACCATAAAAAGCAGTCTAATGTTTCTACTGTAAGCTACAGTGATGCTGTAGACGAAGCCCTTTGTTTTGGGTGGATCGATAGTACAAAAAAAGCTATTGATGATCGTACCTTTATGCAATTTTTCTGCAAACGAAAACCAAATAGTGTCTGGTCTAAAATAAACAAAGGTAAAGTACAAAGCTTAATAGAAGAAAGGCTCATGACGGTAGCCGGTTATAACAGTATTGAAACAGCCAAACAAAATGGCTCCTGGCTCATCCTGGACGATGTGGAAGAATTGAAAATCCCTACAGACCTGGAAGAAGCATTCAAAACCCAGCCAGGCTCATTTGACTTCTTTTTAGGATTGAGTAAGTCCGTACGGAAGAGTATATTACAATGGCTCGTGCTTGCCAAACGTCAGGAAACCAGGCAAAAACGGATTGCTGAAATAGCAACACTTGCAGCAGAAAGGCGTAAGCCAAAACAATTTTGA
- a CDS encoding epimerase, with product MKIIITGATGMVGEGILIECLNNEHVTAVRYVGRKTSGMVHPKLSEYLIPEFLALKDGDDNLSGYDACFYCAGISSVGINEPDYTRITYDTTLHFAQILLHLNPDIVFDFVSGAHTDSTETGKIMWARVKGKTENALGKMGFRDQYNFRPSLMMPDKNQVHLKGYNKYIKLMYPLLNLFYTGCSIREIGRAMIATVKVGFPKKTLEARDIKKVATLG from the coding sequence ATGAAAATTATTATAACAGGTGCTACCGGAATGGTAGGTGAAGGGATTCTGATTGAATGCCTCAATAATGAACATGTAACTGCTGTTCGCTATGTCGGACGGAAAACAAGTGGAATGGTGCATCCTAAGCTAAGCGAATATCTTATTCCTGAATTCCTTGCACTCAAAGATGGTGATGACAATCTCTCTGGTTATGATGCGTGTTTCTATTGCGCTGGCATCAGTAGCGTAGGGATAAATGAACCGGATTATACCCGGATTACCTATGATACCACATTACATTTTGCACAAATTCTACTACACCTAAATCCAGATATTGTATTCGACTTTGTATCGGGAGCTCATACAGACAGCACGGAAACGGGTAAAATAATGTGGGCTCGTGTTAAAGGAAAAACTGAAAATGCACTTGGTAAAATGGGATTCAGGGATCAGTATAATTTCCGCCCCAGTCTGATGATGCCCGATAAAAATCAGGTACACTTAAAAGGTTACAATAAATACATCAAACTGATGTACCCGTTACTGAATCTCTTTTATACCGGATGTTCCATTAGGGAAATAGGCAGGGCAATGATTGCTACTGTAAAAGTCGGATTCCCTAAAAAAACATTGGAAGCACGGGACATAAAAAAAGTAGCAACCCTCGGATGA